Proteins encoded within one genomic window of Actinoplanes octamycinicus:
- a CDS encoding sulfite exporter TauE/SafE family protein — MDLGTAALLVAGGVGAGLTGSMAGLASLVSYPVLLAAGLPPVAANMTNTVALMGSTAGSSVGARRELHGQGRRIAGLSGIAVAGGVAGALLLLWTPSEAFERIVPGLIVLGALVLLFRTAVRDWYLRPGRRPPLSLAVFLIAVYGGYFGAAAGVLLLAVLAVAATEPFPVTNAVKSMVLGVANLVAAVVYALTGPVHWAAAALLGAGCLIGSWTGPALVRRTPERPLRVAIAVAALGLAAYLWTTP; from the coding sequence GTGGATCTTGGGACGGCGGCGCTGCTGGTGGCCGGGGGAGTCGGGGCCGGGCTGACCGGGTCGATGGCCGGGCTGGCGTCGCTGGTCAGTTATCCGGTGCTGCTCGCGGCCGGGCTCCCGCCGGTGGCGGCGAACATGACGAACACGGTCGCGCTGATGGGCAGCACGGCCGGATCCAGCGTGGGGGCCCGGCGGGAGCTGCACGGGCAGGGTCGCCGGATCGCCGGGCTCAGCGGGATCGCGGTGGCCGGCGGGGTGGCCGGCGCGCTGCTGCTGCTGTGGACGCCGTCCGAGGCGTTCGAGCGGATCGTGCCCGGGCTGATCGTGCTCGGCGCGCTGGTCCTGCTCTTCCGCACCGCCGTCCGGGACTGGTACCTGCGGCCCGGCCGGCGGCCGCCGCTGAGCCTCGCGGTGTTCCTGATCGCGGTCTACGGCGGCTACTTCGGCGCGGCCGCCGGGGTGCTGCTGCTCGCCGTGCTGGCGGTCGCGGCGACCGAGCCGTTCCCGGTCACCAACGCGGTCAAGAGCATGGTGCTCGGCGTGGCCAACCTGGTCGCCGCGGTCGTCTACGCGCTGACCGGCCCGGTGCACTGGGCGGCCGCGGCCCTGCTCGGCGCCGGCTGCCTGATCGGCAGCTGGACCGGCCCGGCCCTGGTTCGCCGCACCCCCGAACGCCCCCTCCGGGTGGCCATCGCCGTCGCCGCCCTGGGCCTCGCCGCCTACCTCTGGACCACCCCCTGA
- a CDS encoding AAA family ATPase, producing the protein MTAPTQIEPEGLRPPDEGPRERRERTTRKKLPFWDRIKFLLLFTVAFFALVWTDVADNPILPFQDAMYARLHSGSGIALLALAGIEVLRQLHYLISEHVSWYHRMWTHGIFGGVERLTHRMFSDWTRFRLARVFKWLLFLAVVSLVLASALDTTPALALFQVPALLWSAAPMFLQVIFILFIAVGQFAAIFWFLSRGGVDVYYPDDVKTRFTDVWGQDHVLDRVKENIVYLERPEAIESRGGYVPGGILLWGPPGTGKTLMAEAVAGETGRPYVFVDPGAFINMFFGVGVLKVKSLFRKLRKLALRYGGVIVFFDEADSLGNRGALAQGGPGFPRGGFSHAGCNGMSYLSEQSRWEVARESMMYGGGMGGGGGMGTLEALLTELSGLKKPRGFINRHVRRALGMRPKPPPKYRILVMMATNLPEALDEALLRPGRIDRIYKVGYPSKAGRVRTYRGYLDKVKHELDDEQIDKLATITPYATGATIKDMVNEALITAIRDERDTITWRDIIRAKQLKELGPAENVEYIERERHAVAVHEACHAVVAYRTRHHMEIDIATIEKGSGYLGMVASIPPEDQFTTWRSHYESDILVSLASLAGERMFFDGDSSSGVSGDLEQATAVATNMEGVWGMGSTVSSYAASSRLGTGTPGGVPKGEKNDLSARRALADRIEDSLGTMMERAAAILTENRRQVLALAHALETHKTLTGEDVVAVLEGRPGPLVDGSVYADEQFIAEVESYHRAALAAHRGHGRLSVALPARHVPEPVVLEVAAAGNGAVPGNGVAPGAAASTGAVPGAATGKGPAGHEIWRRPDPIDPPANGNGVPQPRQPEPPEPPDQP; encoded by the coding sequence ATGACCGCTCCGACACAGATCGAGCCCGAGGGCCTGCGCCCACCGGACGAGGGCCCCCGGGAGCGGCGGGAACGCACCACCCGCAAGAAGCTCCCGTTCTGGGACCGGATCAAGTTCCTGCTGCTGTTCACCGTCGCCTTCTTCGCCCTGGTCTGGACCGACGTCGCGGACAACCCGATCCTGCCGTTCCAGGACGCGATGTACGCCCGGCTGCACAGCGGCTCCGGCATCGCCCTGCTGGCGCTGGCCGGCATCGAGGTGCTCCGCCAGCTGCACTACCTGATCAGCGAGCACGTCTCCTGGTACCACCGGATGTGGACGCACGGCATCTTCGGCGGCGTCGAGCGGCTCACCCACCGGATGTTCTCCGACTGGACCCGGTTCCGGCTGGCCCGGGTGTTCAAGTGGCTGCTGTTCCTGGCGGTGGTGTCCCTGGTGCTCGCCTCCGCCCTGGACACCACCCCGGCCCTGGCGCTCTTCCAGGTCCCCGCCCTGCTGTGGTCGGCCGCGCCGATGTTCCTGCAGGTCATCTTCATTCTGTTCATCGCGGTCGGGCAGTTCGCGGCGATCTTCTGGTTCCTGTCCCGGGGCGGTGTCGACGTCTACTACCCGGACGACGTGAAGACCCGGTTCACCGACGTGTGGGGTCAGGACCACGTGCTCGACCGGGTCAAGGAGAACATCGTCTACCTGGAACGCCCGGAGGCGATCGAGTCGCGCGGCGGCTACGTGCCCGGCGGCATCCTGCTCTGGGGCCCGCCCGGGACCGGCAAGACCCTGATGGCCGAGGCGGTGGCCGGCGAGACCGGCCGGCCGTACGTGTTCGTCGACCCCGGCGCGTTCATCAACATGTTCTTCGGCGTCGGCGTGCTCAAGGTCAAGAGCCTCTTCCGCAAGCTGCGCAAACTCGCCCTCCGCTACGGCGGGGTGATCGTCTTCTTCGACGAGGCCGACTCGCTGGGCAACCGCGGCGCGCTGGCCCAGGGCGGCCCGGGCTTCCCGCGCGGCGGTTTCAGCCACGCCGGCTGCAACGGCATGTCCTACCTCTCCGAGCAGTCCCGCTGGGAGGTCGCCCGGGAATCCATGATGTACGGCGGCGGGATGGGCGGCGGCGGTGGCATGGGCACCCTGGAAGCGCTGCTCACCGAGCTGTCCGGGCTGAAGAAGCCGCGCGGTTTCATCAACCGGCACGTGCGCCGGGCGCTGGGCATGCGGCCGAAACCGCCGCCGAAATACCGGATCCTGGTGATGATGGCGACCAACCTGCCGGAAGCCCTGGACGAGGCGCTGCTGCGGCCCGGCCGGATCGACCGGATCTACAAGGTCGGCTACCCGAGCAAGGCCGGGCGGGTCCGCACCTACCGGGGCTACCTGGACAAGGTGAAGCACGAGCTGGATGACGAGCAGATCGACAAGCTGGCGACGATCACGCCGTACGCGACCGGCGCCACCATCAAGGACATGGTGAACGAGGCGCTGATCACCGCGATCCGCGACGAGCGGGACACCATCACCTGGCGCGACATCATCCGGGCGAAGCAGCTCAAGGAACTCGGGCCGGCGGAGAACGTCGAGTACATCGAACGCGAACGGCACGCGGTGGCGGTGCACGAGGCCTGTCACGCGGTGGTGGCGTACCGGACCCGGCACCACATGGAGATCGACATCGCGACGATCGAGAAGGGCAGCGGCTACCTCGGCATGGTGGCCAGCATCCCGCCGGAGGACCAGTTCACCACCTGGCGCAGCCACTACGAGTCGGACATCCTGGTGTCGCTCGCGTCGCTGGCCGGCGAGCGGATGTTCTTCGACGGCGACAGCTCCTCCGGCGTCTCCGGCGACCTGGAGCAGGCCACCGCGGTCGCCACCAACATGGAGGGTGTCTGGGGCATGGGCTCGACGGTCTCCTCCTACGCCGCGTCCAGCCGGCTCGGCACCGGCACACCGGGCGGCGTGCCCAAGGGGGAGAAGAACGACCTGAGCGCCCGGCGCGCCCTGGCCGACCGGATCGAGGACAGCCTCGGCACGATGATGGAACGGGCCGCCGCCATCCTCACCGAGAACCGGCGGCAGGTGCTGGCCCTGGCACACGCCCTGGAGACGCACAAGACGCTGACCGGCGAGGACGTGGTCGCGGTCCTGGAGGGCCGGCCCGGTCCGCTGGTCGACGGCTCGGTCTACGCCGACGAGCAGTTCATCGCGGAGGTGGAGAGCTACCACCGGGCGGCGCTCGCCGCGCACCGCGGGCACGGGCGGCTCTCGGTGGCGCTGCCCGCCCGGCACGTGCCGGAGCCGGTGGTCCTGGAGGTGGCCGCTGCCGGCAACGGCGCCGTCCCTGGTAACGGCGTTGCCCCGGGCGCCGCCGCGAGCACCGGCGCTGTCCCCGGCGCGGCCACCGGCAAGGGGCCGGCCGGTCATGAGATCTGGCGCCGGCCGGACCCGATCGACCCGCCCGCCAACGGCAACGGCGTCCCGCAACCCCGGCAGCCGGAGCCGCCGGAGCCGCCGGACCAGCCCTGA
- a CDS encoding STAS domain-containing protein, translating to MTTDAIVSYRTSDDGTTLHATLLAPELDVDVADELRESLEKAVAGSPCRQLSLDLAEVTFIDSYSLGALVGVRNTAAAAGLTMVLTRPSAPVRQAIEVTGLAEVFGIAPV from the coding sequence ATGACGACTGATGCGATCGTGTCGTACCGGACCAGCGACGACGGCACCACCCTGCACGCCACGCTGCTTGCCCCGGAGCTGGACGTCGACGTCGCCGACGAGCTGCGCGAGAGCCTGGAGAAAGCGGTCGCCGGCTCCCCCTGCCGGCAGCTGAGCCTGGACCTGGCCGAGGTGACCTTCATCGACTCGTACTCGCTGGGCGCTCTGGTCGGCGTCCGCAACACCGCCGCCGCGGCCGGCCTGACCATGGTGCTGACCCGGCCGTCCGCCCCGGTCCGCCAGGCCATCGAGGTGACCGGCCTGGCGGAGGTGTTCGGCATCGCCCCGGTCTGA
- a CDS encoding IS110 family transposase: protein MWFCRDDGKVNGYMGQLIIGVDPHKRSATIEIINEREQVLARGRYGTDTGGYQQMLAAGRRHAGRVWAVEGCNGIGRHLAQRLVADGETVLDVPAKLAAKARNFDTGHGRKTDGHDAHHIAVTALRTPGLRRVHADGATVALRLLADRRDQLGVARTETINRLHQLLLELIPGGAKKNLTTDQARTLLERVSVPAGDIVTATRYQLAGDLADELTTLDTKIKAANRQLKTVLAATGTQLTSLNGIGPSGAARLLGDIGDISRFPTRGHFATWNGTAPIDVSSGDNHHHRLNRAGNRRINRVLHIMAITQLRFDTPGRAYYQRKRAEGKTAMEAMRALKRRLSDTVYRQMIKDDHTAQQTATGPGGHTGATLNSSAADPNPKIDTSEKSQPGPANHHPKTPLTPTP, encoded by the coding sequence GTGTGGTTCTGCCGCGACGACGGGAAGGTCAACGGGTACATGGGTCAGCTGATCATTGGAGTCGATCCGCACAAGCGGTCCGCGACGATCGAGATCATCAACGAGCGTGAACAGGTGCTGGCCCGTGGCAGGTACGGCACCGACACCGGTGGCTACCAGCAGATGCTCGCCGCCGGCCGCCGTCACGCCGGCCGGGTGTGGGCGGTCGAGGGCTGTAACGGCATCGGCCGGCACCTGGCCCAGCGGCTGGTCGCCGACGGCGAAACCGTGCTGGACGTCCCGGCGAAACTCGCCGCGAAAGCCCGCAACTTTGACACCGGGCACGGCCGTAAAACCGACGGTCACGACGCGCACCACATCGCGGTGACCGCCCTGCGCACCCCGGGCCTGCGCCGCGTTCACGCCGACGGCGCCACCGTCGCGCTGCGGCTGCTGGCCGACCGCCGCGACCAGCTCGGTGTCGCCCGCACCGAGACCATCAACCGGCTGCACCAGCTACTGCTCGAACTGATCCCCGGCGGCGCGAAGAAGAACCTGACCACCGACCAGGCCCGCACCCTGCTCGAACGCGTCAGCGTCCCGGCCGGCGACATCGTCACCGCCACCCGCTATCAGCTGGCCGGCGACCTGGCCGACGAGCTCACCACCCTGGACACCAAGATCAAAGCAGCCAACCGGCAGCTGAAGACCGTGCTGGCCGCCACCGGCACCCAGCTGACCAGCCTCAACGGCATCGGCCCCTCCGGCGCCGCCCGCCTGCTCGGCGACATCGGCGACATCAGCCGCTTCCCGACCCGCGGGCACTTCGCCACCTGGAACGGCACCGCCCCCATCGACGTGTCCTCCGGCGACAACCATCATCACCGGCTCAACCGGGCCGGGAACCGGCGCATCAACCGGGTCCTGCACATCATGGCCATCACCCAGCTCCGCTTCGACACCCCCGGCCGCGCCTACTACCAGCGCAAACGCGCCGAAGGCAAAACCGCGATGGAAGCCATGCGAGCGTTGAAACGACGCCTGTCCGACACCGTCTACCGCCAAATGATCAAAGACGACCACACGGCACAACAGACAGCGACGGGTCCGGGAGGACACACGGGGGCGACTCTGAACTCCAGCGCGGCCGACCCAAACCCCAAGATCGACACTTCGGAAAAGTCACAACCCGGACCCGCCAACCACCACCCTAAAACACCCCTCACACCAACCCCTTGA
- a CDS encoding GNAT family N-acetyltransferase, with amino-acid sequence MEAPEMINAGELVLKRWEPEWAAEAAAAVQESLPELKPFLPWAKDGYGLAESLSFIQMSVDNWAAGTEFNYAIFTTVGDLVGSIGLMTRMGPGTLEIGYWMRTPWAGRGYMTAAVSVLTRVALTLPGVERVAIRYDAANKASAAVAAKAGFVEVDHVERIPEAPGETPVLVTAERRS; translated from the coding sequence ATGGAAGCACCTGAAATGATCAACGCCGGTGAGCTGGTCCTCAAGCGGTGGGAGCCGGAGTGGGCCGCCGAGGCCGCGGCCGCGGTGCAGGAGTCGCTGCCCGAGCTGAAACCCTTCCTGCCCTGGGCCAAGGACGGCTACGGCCTGGCGGAGAGCCTCTCCTTCATCCAGATGTCGGTGGACAACTGGGCGGCCGGCACCGAGTTCAACTACGCCATCTTCACGACCGTCGGCGACCTGGTCGGCTCGATCGGCCTGATGACCCGGATGGGCCCGGGCACGCTGGAGATCGGCTACTGGATGCGCACCCCGTGGGCCGGCCGCGGCTACATGACCGCCGCCGTCTCGGTGCTGACCCGGGTCGCCCTGACCCTGCCGGGCGTGGAGCGTGTGGCGATCCGCTACGACGCCGCCAACAAAGCCTCCGCCGCGGTTGCCGCCAAGGCCGGCTTCGTCGAGGTGGACCACGTCGAGCGCATCCCGGAGGCCCCCGGCGAGACCCCCGTCCTGGTCACCGCGGAACGCCGTTCCTGA
- a CDS encoding GGDEF domain-containing protein, translating into MRWPHATAPAWIVHAGFLTCALGAGGGFALATPGWRAVIYTLVVAISIALFGLALLAGHLTHRRPWLVAIGGLLLLLVDQLLWPFWIIDGHLGRAEGRPADLLLAAAHGLFLIGAAMAVRHRMSADAGGIVDAAMFGVCAGGALWIWVFQPHLPADATPIGQAQVLTDVLVLCAVVGCLLRMAAAASGAARVTLGYLLLTVVLTGAALTAGALGAPHRGAVSGVLMLLAFLTIAAGAVHPGAPAAVEPASVAERPAGRFRLGWLGVALSVNPAITAAQALSGGEQAASPQLPIATLLVIPLVLIRFRQLSGQREKAERVLAYQASHDELTGLFNRRRMMAEIDRALTGPHPVTVLLCDLDGFKPVNDRHGHAAGDEVLRAVATRLTELAGPGRPVGRLGGDEFVVLCQAGTDAEIADLRDRITTTVSTPIPLATGQVSVGVTIGSARTTPCAPLDRTALIAQADAAMYAGKPSRRPRAA; encoded by the coding sequence ATGCGCTGGCCACACGCCACCGCGCCGGCGTGGATCGTCCACGCCGGCTTCCTGACCTGCGCCCTGGGCGCGGGCGGCGGCTTCGCCCTGGCCACGCCGGGATGGCGAGCGGTCATCTACACGCTGGTCGTGGCGATCTCCATCGCGCTGTTCGGGCTGGCCCTGCTGGCCGGGCACCTGACCCACCGGCGGCCCTGGCTGGTGGCGATCGGCGGCCTGCTCCTGCTCCTCGTCGATCAGCTGCTCTGGCCGTTCTGGATCATCGACGGGCACCTCGGCCGGGCCGAGGGCCGCCCGGCCGACCTGCTCCTCGCCGCCGCGCACGGGCTGTTCCTGATCGGCGCCGCGATGGCGGTCCGGCACCGGATGAGCGCGGACGCCGGCGGCATCGTCGACGCCGCGATGTTCGGGGTCTGCGCCGGCGGCGCGCTGTGGATCTGGGTGTTCCAGCCGCACCTGCCGGCCGACGCCACCCCGATCGGCCAGGCCCAGGTGCTGACCGACGTGCTGGTGCTCTGCGCGGTGGTCGGCTGCCTGCTGCGGATGGCCGCGGCGGCGTCCGGGGCGGCCCGGGTCACCCTCGGCTATCTGCTGCTCACCGTGGTGCTGACCGGCGCCGCGCTGACCGCCGGGGCGCTCGGGGCGCCGCACCGCGGGGCGGTGTCCGGCGTACTGATGCTGCTCGCCTTCCTGACCATCGCGGCCGGCGCGGTGCACCCGGGCGCGCCCGCCGCGGTCGAACCGGCCTCGGTGGCAGAACGGCCGGCCGGCCGGTTCCGGCTCGGCTGGCTCGGGGTGGCGCTCAGCGTCAACCCGGCGATCACCGCGGCGCAGGCGCTGAGCGGCGGCGAGCAGGCCGCCAGCCCGCAGTTGCCGATCGCCACCCTGCTGGTCATCCCGCTGGTGCTGATCCGCTTCCGGCAGCTGTCCGGGCAGCGCGAGAAGGCCGAGCGGGTGCTCGCCTACCAGGCCTCGCACGACGAGCTGACCGGCCTGTTCAACCGCCGGCGGATGATGGCCGAGATCGACCGCGCGCTGACCGGCCCGCACCCGGTCACCGTGCTGCTCTGCGACCTGGACGGCTTCAAACCGGTCAACGACCGGCACGGGCACGCGGCCGGCGACGAGGTGCTGCGCGCCGTCGCCACCCGTCTCACCGAGCTGGCCGGCCCCGGCCGCCCGGTGGGCCGGCTGGGCGGCGACGAGTTCGTGGTCCTCTGCCAGGCCGGCACCGACGCCGAGATCGCCGACCTCCGCGACCGCATCACCACCACGGTCAGCACCCCGATCCCCCTCGCCACCGGCCAGGTCTCGGTAGGCGTCACGATCGGCTCGGCCCGCACCACCCCGTGCGCCCCACTCGACCGCACCGCGTTGATCGCCCAGGCCGACGCCGCCATGTACGCCGGCAAGCCCAGCCGCCGGCCCCGAGCCGCTTGA
- a CDS encoding MFS transporter, giving the protein MSEQQAGYREIFAVREYRHLFAANLLSLIGDQLTAVALSFLVYQRSGSPLLAALTFAGSYLTWVVGGPLLAVLADRLPRRRVLIGADLIRAALVLLMLLPGMPVPLLVAIAFVANLCRPPFQSARASLLPDILRGDRYPVANGLDNIVAEVTQVAGFALGGLLVTAGSAQLVLAADAATFLISAALITTGLRRCAAATEIAAEPSGSWWAETTAGVRVVFTDRTLRSYLLLFWLACLVYATEGVVAPLAGEYGGGARTGGLLLAMMPAGVAIGGVLLTRFCGPDLRERLMLPLAVLSCAVLLPVAARPPLPVVLILLFVSGLAGAFSIPLNGLFGRAVPAAYRARAFGVAMSGLCAVQGLAMLGAGAAAEWVRPSLVVGGVALLATLAVLAVLAGWPTVSRRWWAWSGSRSRPSTS; this is encoded by the coding sequence TTGTCCGAACAGCAGGCCGGGTACCGCGAGATCTTCGCGGTCCGCGAGTACCGCCACCTCTTCGCCGCCAACCTGCTGTCGCTGATCGGCGACCAGCTGACCGCCGTGGCCCTGTCCTTCCTGGTCTACCAGCGGTCCGGCTCGCCGTTGCTGGCCGCGCTGACCTTCGCCGGCTCGTATCTGACCTGGGTGGTCGGCGGCCCGCTGCTCGCGGTCCTGGCCGACCGGCTGCCGCGCCGCCGGGTGCTGATCGGCGCCGACCTGATCCGGGCCGCCCTGGTGCTGCTCATGCTGCTGCCCGGGATGCCGGTGCCGCTGCTGGTGGCGATCGCCTTCGTGGCCAACCTGTGCCGCCCGCCGTTCCAGTCGGCGCGCGCCTCGCTGCTGCCGGACATCCTGCGGGGCGACCGTTACCCGGTCGCGAACGGCCTGGACAACATCGTCGCCGAGGTCACCCAGGTGGCCGGCTTCGCGCTGGGCGGCCTGCTGGTCACCGCCGGGTCGGCGCAGCTGGTGCTGGCCGCCGACGCGGCCACCTTCCTGATCTCCGCGGCGCTGATCACCACCGGTCTGCGCCGCTGCGCGGCGGCCACCGAGATCGCCGCCGAACCGTCCGGTTCCTGGTGGGCCGAGACCACAGCCGGCGTACGGGTGGTCTTCACCGACCGCACCCTCCGGTCGTACCTGCTGCTCTTCTGGCTGGCCTGCCTGGTCTACGCCACCGAGGGGGTGGTCGCCCCGCTGGCCGGCGAGTACGGCGGCGGCGCCCGCACCGGCGGCCTGCTGCTCGCGATGATGCCGGCCGGCGTGGCGATCGGCGGGGTGCTGCTCACCCGGTTCTGCGGCCCGGACCTGCGGGAACGGCTGATGCTGCCGCTGGCCGTGCTCTCCTGCGCCGTGCTGCTGCCGGTCGCCGCCCGGCCGCCGCTGCCGGTGGTGCTGATCCTGCTCTTCGTCAGCGGGCTGGCCGGCGCGTTCAGCATCCCGCTGAACGGCCTCTTCGGCCGGGCGGTGCCGGCCGCCTACCGGGCTCGCGCGTTCGGGGTGGCGATGTCCGGGCTCTGCGCGGTGCAGGGCCTGGCCATGCTCGGCGCCGGCGCGGCCGCCGAGTGGGTCCGCCCGAGCCTGGTGGTCGGCGGCGTCGCGCTGCTGGCGACGCTCGCCGTCCTGGCCGTGCTGGCCGGCTGGCCGACGGTCAGCCGAAGGTGGTGGGCTTGGTCGGGCAGCCGTTCTCGGCCTTCCACTTCTTGA
- a CDS encoding M23 family metallopeptidase, translating into MRKFVAGVAAMTAALALAACGDKSEEPYFVSEGSTASASGAPASSAAAAPSEASSAPAASPSASPSASPSVSPSASKKATSFTYVFPVVGNNSYARTHHDYPASDLITGCGNKFRAVTDGEVLAVTTVDKWKASVNDGATRGGLSISILGDDGVRYYGSHLEKISAGVTVGARVTAGQTIGRTGDTGDASACHLHFGISPPCAKSGDWWNQRGTVYPWPYLDAWKAGKNKSPVAAVKKWKAENGCPTKPTTFG; encoded by the coding sequence ATGCGCAAGTTCGTGGCCGGAGTCGCGGCCATGACGGCGGCGCTGGCCTTGGCGGCCTGCGGCGACAAGAGCGAGGAGCCGTACTTCGTGAGCGAGGGCTCGACCGCCTCGGCCTCCGGAGCGCCGGCCTCCTCGGCGGCCGCCGCACCGAGCGAGGCGTCCAGCGCGCCGGCGGCGAGCCCGAGCGCGAGCCCCAGCGCCTCGCCGAGCGTCAGCCCGTCCGCGTCGAAGAAGGCGACCTCCTTCACGTACGTCTTCCCGGTGGTCGGCAACAACTCCTATGCGCGCACCCACCACGACTACCCGGCCAGCGATCTGATCACCGGCTGCGGCAACAAGTTCCGGGCAGTCACCGACGGCGAGGTGCTGGCGGTCACCACCGTCGACAAGTGGAAGGCCTCGGTCAACGACGGCGCCACCCGCGGCGGCCTGTCGATCTCGATCCTCGGCGACGACGGCGTCCGCTACTACGGCTCGCACCTGGAGAAGATTTCCGCCGGGGTGACCGTCGGCGCCCGGGTCACCGCCGGCCAGACCATCGGCCGGACCGGTGACACCGGCGACGCCAGCGCCTGCCACCTGCACTTCGGCATCTCCCCGCCGTGCGCCAAGTCGGGCGACTGGTGGAACCAGCGCGGCACCGTCTACCCGTGGCCCTACCTCGACGCCTGGAAGGCCGGGAAGAACAAGTCGCCGGTCGCCGCGGTCAAGAAGTGGAAGGCCGAGAACGGCTGCCCGACCAAGCCCACCACCTTCGGCTGA
- a CDS encoding phospholipase D-like domain-containing protein, producing the protein MGADLGGIEFYAGPPVLGGPDDLDAVIRDFIDGATTRLLIAVQELDSRLIADAIVAARARRVRMQIVLEGDYLREEKPVADPWVIGGENEGNRVIHAALLRAGIDLVTDLNPYIFHQKFMVRDPGRPTAAVLTGSTNFTHTDTGTNPPDVLDKPGNNLNHVVVLHGRTAAELYLAEFARLRSGTFGDLHERHEPRPREFRLGGIRVKPVFAPEQGPEMEIMKQMLKAHERVDFAMFTFAQSSGIDDTMEWMLRAGIPVRGVLDRGQGSQRWAATEPLKAAGAQLFENVPGNGVRKIHHKLMVIDRKLTIIGSFNYTAPAATLNDENIVVLGDLEERNPDAIAAQERLAGYALAEIDRIITDLSRPA; encoded by the coding sequence ATGGGTGCTGACCTCGGCGGAATCGAGTTCTACGCGGGTCCCCCGGTGCTCGGTGGGCCGGACGACCTGGACGCGGTCATTCGTGACTTCATCGACGGCGCGACCACCCGGCTGCTGATCGCGGTGCAGGAGCTGGACTCGCGGCTGATCGCCGACGCGATCGTGGCGGCCCGGGCCCGGCGGGTCCGGATGCAGATCGTGCTGGAGGGCGACTATCTGCGGGAGGAGAAACCGGTCGCCGACCCGTGGGTGATCGGCGGCGAGAACGAGGGCAACCGGGTGATCCACGCGGCCCTGCTGCGCGCCGGGATCGACCTGGTCACCGACTTGAACCCGTACATCTTCCACCAGAAGTTCATGGTCCGGGACCCGGGCCGGCCGACCGCGGCGGTGCTCACCGGCTCGACCAACTTCACCCACACCGACACCGGCACCAACCCGCCGGACGTGCTGGACAAGCCGGGCAACAACCTGAACCACGTGGTGGTGCTGCACGGCAGGACCGCGGCCGAGCTCTATCTCGCGGAGTTCGCCCGGTTGCGCAGCGGGACCTTCGGCGACCTGCACGAGCGGCACGAGCCGCGGCCCCGGGAGTTCCGGCTCGGCGGCATCCGGGTCAAGCCGGTCTTCGCGCCCGAGCAGGGCCCGGAGATGGAGATCATGAAGCAGATGCTGAAGGCGCACGAGCGGGTGGACTTCGCGATGTTCACCTTCGCCCAGTCGTCCGGCATCGACGACACCATGGAGTGGATGCTGAGAGCCGGCATCCCGGTGCGCGGCGTGCTCGACCGCGGGCAGGGCTCGCAGCGGTGGGCCGCCACCGAGCCGCTCAAGGCGGCCGGGGCGCAGCTCTTCGAGAACGTCCCGGGAAACGGCGTCCGGAAGATCCACCACAAGCTGATGGTGATCGACCGCAAGCTGACCATCATCGGCAGCTTCAACTACACCGCGCCGGCCGCCACCCTCAACGACGAGAACATCGTCGTCCTCGGCGACCTGGAGGAGCGCAACCCGGACGCGATCGCCGCCCAGGAACGGCTGGCCGGCTACGCCCTCGCCGAGATCGACCGGATCATCACCGACCTCTCCCGGCCCGCCTGA
- a CDS encoding response regulator — protein sequence MVVDDHPMWRDGVARDLGEAGYLVAAAVGEGRQALRVAPAARPDVVVLDLQLPDLSGVDVIHGLRAADPAVRILMLSASGEHRDVLEAVKAGATGYLLKSAGRAEFLDAVRRTAEGDPVFTPGLAGLVLGEYRRPGRPRLTERETEVLRLVAKGLSYKQIAERLVLSHRTVQNHVQNTLGKLQMHNRAELVRYALEEGIS from the coding sequence ATGGTGGTGGACGACCACCCGATGTGGCGGGACGGGGTGGCCCGGGATCTGGGCGAGGCCGGATACCTGGTCGCCGCCGCCGTCGGTGAGGGACGGCAGGCGCTGCGGGTGGCCCCCGCGGCCCGGCCCGACGTGGTGGTGCTCGACCTGCAGCTGCCCGACCTGTCCGGAGTGGACGTGATCCACGGGCTGCGGGCCGCCGACCCGGCGGTGCGGATCCTGATGCTGTCGGCCAGCGGCGAGCACCGCGACGTGCTCGAGGCGGTCAAGGCCGGGGCCACCGGGTACCTGCTGAAATCGGCCGGCCGGGCGGAGTTCCTGGACGCGGTGCGGCGGACCGCCGAGGGCGACCCGGTGTTCACCCCGGGACTGGCCGGGCTGGTGCTGGGGGAGTACCGCCGGCCCGGGCGGCCGCGGCTGACCGAGCGGGAGACCGAAGTGCTGCGGCTGGTGGCCAAGGGGTTGTCGTACAAGCAGATCGCCGAGCGGCTCGTGCTGTCGCACCGCACGGTGCAGAACCACGTACAGAACACGCTCGGCAAACTTCAGATGCACAACCGGGCCGAGCTGGTCCGTTACGCCCTGGAGGAGGGCATCTCCTGA